A genomic region of Trifolium pratense cultivar HEN17-A07 linkage group LG3, ARS_RC_1.1, whole genome shotgun sequence contains the following coding sequences:
- the LOC123918080 gene encoding transcription factor GTE7-like yields the protein MASAVLANRNEPNWPQHRGGGAGFMGKVPYANPNPKYGNNKKTQSPSDDASSINRRSNDFVSNYSQYVTFKIASYTKTELSELKNRLVSELEQIRQLTIRIESGDFKPKTSHNGGGPPKKSASKKVSGNKRPFPAAREMKRSQSEIGDALKSCGVILNKLMKNKIAWIFNTPVNATALGLHDYFDIIKHPMDLGSVREKLVKNDYATPADFASDVRLTFNNALTYNPVGHEVNTAAMQFLKKFEELYRPIHEKFDERGFDDELQASSWNHVEPEREIVPERVPERERVLERVPERERVKKRDIPIPIPPPVKRPEPLPLPEPASTSNQPSTSNPPLAQSPVHTPSPMRAPLVKSLKQPKPKARDPNKREMNVEEKHKLGLGLQILPPEKMEQVVQIIRKRNGHLEQDGDEIELDMEAVDTETLWELDRLVTNWKKMVSKIKRQALMDNNNNDVPSNKGNGELPDIEKVEAAAPPAEVKKQKKIETVDEDVDIGDDMPVNNFPPVEIEKDKDMGGTGGHASSSSGSSSSSGSDSSSSSDSDSGSSSGSDSEADNGHL from the exons ATGGCATCCGCCGTCTTAGCCAACCGTAACGAACCAAATTGGCCGCAACACAGAGGCGGTGGAGCAGGATTCATGGGTAAAGTTCCTTACgctaaccctaaccctaaatATGGTAACAATAAGAAAACTCAATCGCCTTCAGATGATGCTTCCTCTATCAATCGGCGATCCAatgattttgtttctaattaTTCACAATACGTAACCTTTAAAATCGCTTCGTACACGAAGACGGAGCTCAGCGAGCTTAAAAACCGTCTCGTATCTGAGCTTGAACAAATTCGTCAGCTCACGATTCGAATTGAATCAGGCGATTTTAAACCCAAAACAAGCCATAACGGTGGTGGTCCTCCCAAGAAATCGGCTAGTAAGAAGGTTTCCGGCAACAAACGACCATTTCCGGCGGCAAGGGAAATGAAGAGATCGCAATCGGAGATTGGTGACGCACTGAAGTCTTGTGGTGTGATTTTGAATAAGctgatgaaaaacaaaattgcttGGATCTTTAACACTCCTGTAAATGCTACAGCGTTGGGTCTTCACGATTACTTTGATATAATTAAGCATCCTATGGATCTAGGTAGTGTGAGGGAAAAACTCGTTAAGAATGATTATGCTACCCCAGCGGATTTTGCTTCAGATGTGCGATTAACGTTCAACAATGCATTGACCTACAATCCTGTGGGTCATGAAGTTAACACTGCGGCGATGCAGTTTCTTAAGAAGTTTGAGGAGCTTTATCGGCCAATACATGAGAAATTCGATGAACGGGGCTTTGATGATGAATTGCAGGCCAGCTCATGGAACCACGTTGAACCGGAGAGGGAGATAGTCCCGGAGAGAGTTCCTGAGAGGGAGAGAGTTTTGGAGAGAGTTCCCGAGAGGGAGAGAGTCAAGAAGAGAGATATTCCAATTCCTATCCCTCCACCGGTAAAAAGGCCAGAGCCACTGCCCCTGCCTGAGCCTGCTAGTACTTCTAACCAGCCAAGCACGTCAAACCCCCCATTGGCGCAGTCACCAGTTCACACGCCTTCGCCAATGCGGGCACCACTGGTGAAGTCCTTGAAGCAGCCCAAGCCAAAAGCAAGGGACCCAAATAAGAGGGAAATGAATGTTGAGGAAAAGCACAAGTTGGGACTTGGGTTGCAGATTTTGCCACCAGAGAAAATGGAACAGGTGGTGCAGATCATAAGGAAGAGAAATGGGCATTTGGAGCAAGATGGGGATGAGATTGAGCTTGATATGGAAGCTGTTGACACAGAGACTCTTTGGGAACTTGATCGTTTGGTTACTAATTGGAAAAAGATGGTGAGCAAGATTAAGCGGCAGGCACTAatggataataataataatgatgtgCCTTCAAACAAAGGCAATGGG GAATTGCCTGATATTGAGAAAGTTGAAGCAGCTGCACCACCAGCTGAGGTGAAGAAGCAGAAAAAGATAGAAACTGTGGACGAGGATGTTGACATTGGCGATGATATGCCTGTGAACAATTTCCCCCCTGTGGAGattgagaaagataaagatatGGGTGGTACTGGGGGCCATGCCAGTAGCAGTTCCGGTAGCTCCAGCAGTTCTGGTAGTGATTCCTCATCATCAAGTG ATTCGGATTCTGGGAGTTCGTCGGGGAGTGATTCTGAAGCGGACAATGGTCACTTGTAG
- the LOC123918081 gene encoding transcription factor GTE7-like isoform X2, with translation MASAVLANRNEPNWSQHSGGGAGFMSKVPYANPNPKFGNNNKRNQSPSDDASSINRRSNDVVVNQSQYVTFNIPSYSKTELMQLKNRLVSELEQIRQLKIRIESGDFKPRSSKNGGGPTKKSASKKVSGNKRPFPAERELQRSQSEIGDAMKACGVVLNKLMKNKIAWIFNTPVNVTALGLHDYYDIIKNPMDLGSVKEKLAKNAYSTPADFAYDVRLTFNNALTYNPVGHEVNIAARQFLSKFEELYRPIHEKFDEGERGFDDEVQAASSWNHVEPERERVPERVPERERVPERERVKKKDNHPISIPPPVAKRLEPLPEPVSTSNQPSTSNPPLAQSQSPVRTPSPMRAPPVKHLKQPKPKARDPNKREMNLEEKHKLGLGLQILPPEKMEQVVQIIRKRNGHLEQDGDEIELDMEAVDTETLWELDRLVTNWKKMELPDREKVDATPPSDGKKQKKIETVDEDVDIGDDMPVNNFPPVEIEKDKEMGGTGDHASSSGSSSSSGSDSSSSGSDSGSSSGSDSEADNGHL, from the exons ATGGCATCCGCTGTCTTAGCCAACCGGAACGAACCAAACTGGTCGCAGCATAGTGGCGGTGGAGCAGGATTCATGAGTAAAGTTCCTTATgctaaccctaaccctaaatTTGGTAACAATAATAAGAGGAATCAATCTCCTTCAGATGATGCTTCTTCAATCAACCGGCGATCCAATGATGTGGTTGTTAATCAATCACAATACGTGACGTTCAACATCCCATCGTACTCAAAGACGGAGCTCATGCAGCTCAAAAATCGTCTCGTATCGGAGCTAGAACAAATTCGTCAGCTCAAGATTCGAATTGAATCGGGCGATTTTAAACCCAGGTCAAGCAAAAACGGTGGTGGTCCAACCAAAAAATCAGCGAGCAAGAAAGTCTCCGGCAACAAACGACCTTTTCCGGCGGAGAGGGAGTTGCAGAGATCGCAGTCTGAGATTGGGGACGCGATGAAGGCTTGTGGTGTGGTTTTGAATAAGctgatgaaaaacaaaattgcttGGATCTTTAACACTCCTGTAAATGTAACAGCGTTGGGTCTTCACGATTACTACGATATAATTAAGAATCCTATGGATCTGGGTAGTGTGAAGGAAAAACTCGCCAAAAATGCTTATTCTACGCCAGCTGATTTTGCTTATGATGTGCGGCTAACGTTCAACAATGCTTTGACATACAATCCCGTTGGCCATGAAGTTAACATTGCGGCGAGGCAGTTTCTTTCCAAGTTTGAGGAGCTTTATCGCCCTATACACGAGAAATTCGATGAAGGTGAACGTGGCTTTGACGATGAAGTGCAGGCCGCCAGTTCATGGAACCATGTTGAACCGGAGAGGGAGAGGGTCCCGGAGAGAGTCCCAGAGAGGGAGAGAGTCCCAGAGAGGGAGAGAGTCAAGAAGAAAGATAATCATCCGATTTCAATCCCTCCTCCAGTAGCTAAACGGCTAGAGCCACTACCTGAGCCTGTTAGTACTTCTAACCAGCCAAGCACTTCAAATCCACCATTGGCACAGTCACAGTCGCCTGTACGCACACCTTCCCCAATGCGGGCACCTCCGGTGAAGCACTTGAAGCAACCCAAGCCAAAGGCGAGGGATCCAAATAAGAGGGAAATGAATCTTGAGGAAAAGCACAAGTTGGGACTTGGGTTGCAGATTTTGCCTCCAGAGAAAATGGAACAAGTGGTGCAGATCATAAGGAAGAGAAATGGGCATTTGGAGCAAGATGGGGATGAGATTGAGCTTGATATGGAAGCTGTTGACACAGAGACTCTATGGGAACTTGATCGTTTGGTTACTAATTGGAAAAAGATG GAATTACCCGATAGAGAGAAGGTTGATGCAACCCCTCCATCTGATGGGAAGAAACAGAAGAAGATTGAAACTGTTGACGAGGATGTTGACATTGGTGATGATATGCCGGTGAACAATTTCCCCCCTGTGGAGattgagaaagataaagaaatgGGTGGTACTGGTGACCATGCTAGTAGTTCTGGTAGCTCCAGTAGTTCTGGTAGTGATTCCTCATCAAGTG GCTCGGATTCTGGGAGTTCTTCGGGTAGCGATTCTGAAGCAGACAATGGACACTTGTAG
- the LOC123918081 gene encoding transcription factor GTE7-like isoform X1, translating into MASAVLANRNEPNWSQHSGGGAGFMSKVPYANPNPKFGNNNKRNQSPSDDASSINRRSNDVVVNQSQYVTFNIPSYSKTELMQLKNRLVSELEQIRQLKIRIESGDFKPRSSKNGGGPTKKSASKKVSGNKRPFPAERELQRSQSEIGDAMKACGVVLNKLMKNKIAWIFNTPVNVTALGLHDYYDIIKNPMDLGSVKEKLAKNAYSTPADFAYDVRLTFNNALTYNPVGHEVNIAARQFLSKFEELYRPIHEKFDEGERGFDDEVQAASSWNHVEPERERVPERVPERERVPERERVKKKDNHPISIPPPVAKRLEPLPEPVSTSNQPSTSNPPLAQSQSPVRTPSPMRAPPVKHLKQPKPKARDPNKREMNLEEKHKLGLGLQILPPEKMEQVVQIIRKRNGHLEQDGDEIELDMEAVDTETLWELDRLVTNWKKMVSKIKRQALMDNNNVPSNKGNGELPDREKVDATPPSDGKKQKKIETVDEDVDIGDDMPVNNFPPVEIEKDKEMGGTGDHASSSGSSSSSGSDSSSSGSDSGSSSGSDSEADNGHL; encoded by the exons ATGGCATCCGCTGTCTTAGCCAACCGGAACGAACCAAACTGGTCGCAGCATAGTGGCGGTGGAGCAGGATTCATGAGTAAAGTTCCTTATgctaaccctaaccctaaatTTGGTAACAATAATAAGAGGAATCAATCTCCTTCAGATGATGCTTCTTCAATCAACCGGCGATCCAATGATGTGGTTGTTAATCAATCACAATACGTGACGTTCAACATCCCATCGTACTCAAAGACGGAGCTCATGCAGCTCAAAAATCGTCTCGTATCGGAGCTAGAACAAATTCGTCAGCTCAAGATTCGAATTGAATCGGGCGATTTTAAACCCAGGTCAAGCAAAAACGGTGGTGGTCCAACCAAAAAATCAGCGAGCAAGAAAGTCTCCGGCAACAAACGACCTTTTCCGGCGGAGAGGGAGTTGCAGAGATCGCAGTCTGAGATTGGGGACGCGATGAAGGCTTGTGGTGTGGTTTTGAATAAGctgatgaaaaacaaaattgcttGGATCTTTAACACTCCTGTAAATGTAACAGCGTTGGGTCTTCACGATTACTACGATATAATTAAGAATCCTATGGATCTGGGTAGTGTGAAGGAAAAACTCGCCAAAAATGCTTATTCTACGCCAGCTGATTTTGCTTATGATGTGCGGCTAACGTTCAACAATGCTTTGACATACAATCCCGTTGGCCATGAAGTTAACATTGCGGCGAGGCAGTTTCTTTCCAAGTTTGAGGAGCTTTATCGCCCTATACACGAGAAATTCGATGAAGGTGAACGTGGCTTTGACGATGAAGTGCAGGCCGCCAGTTCATGGAACCATGTTGAACCGGAGAGGGAGAGGGTCCCGGAGAGAGTCCCAGAGAGGGAGAGAGTCCCAGAGAGGGAGAGAGTCAAGAAGAAAGATAATCATCCGATTTCAATCCCTCCTCCAGTAGCTAAACGGCTAGAGCCACTACCTGAGCCTGTTAGTACTTCTAACCAGCCAAGCACTTCAAATCCACCATTGGCACAGTCACAGTCGCCTGTACGCACACCTTCCCCAATGCGGGCACCTCCGGTGAAGCACTTGAAGCAACCCAAGCCAAAGGCGAGGGATCCAAATAAGAGGGAAATGAATCTTGAGGAAAAGCACAAGTTGGGACTTGGGTTGCAGATTTTGCCTCCAGAGAAAATGGAACAAGTGGTGCAGATCATAAGGAAGAGAAATGGGCATTTGGAGCAAGATGGGGATGAGATTGAGCTTGATATGGAAGCTGTTGACACAGAGACTCTATGGGAACTTGATCGTTTGGTTACTAATTGGAAAAAGATGGTGAGCAAGATTAAGCGGCAAGCACTAATGGATAATAATAATGTGCCTTCAAACAAAGGCAATGGG GAATTACCCGATAGAGAGAAGGTTGATGCAACCCCTCCATCTGATGGGAAGAAACAGAAGAAGATTGAAACTGTTGACGAGGATGTTGACATTGGTGATGATATGCCGGTGAACAATTTCCCCCCTGTGGAGattgagaaagataaagaaatgGGTGGTACTGGTGACCATGCTAGTAGTTCTGGTAGCTCCAGTAGTTCTGGTAGTGATTCCTCATCAAGTG GCTCGGATTCTGGGAGTTCTTCGGGTAGCGATTCTGAAGCAGACAATGGACACTTGTAG
- the LOC123913776 gene encoding heat shock 70 kDa protein, mitochondrial, whose protein sequence is MAALLRRALQRRDVASSSVSAFRSLTGNTKTSYAAQKWGSLARPFSSKPAGNDVIGIDLGTTNSCVSVMEGKNAKVIENSEGARTTPSVVAYNQKGELLVGTPAKRQSVTNPTNTLFGTKRLIGRRFDDPQTQKEMKMVPYNIVKAPNGDAWVEVNGQKYSPSQIGAFVLTKMKETAEAYLGKTVSKAVVTVPAYFNDAQRQATKDAGRIAGLDVLRIINEPTAAALSYGMNNKEGLIAVFDLGGGTFDVSILEISNGVFEVKATNGDTFLGGEDFDNALLDFLVSEFKRTENIDLAKDKLALQRLREAAEKAKIELSSTSQTEINLPFITADASGAKHLNITLTRSKFEALVNNLIERTKAPCKSCLKDANISIKDVDEVLLVGGMTRVPKVQQVVSDIFGKSPSKGVNPDEAVAMGAAIQGGILRGDVKELLLLDVTPLSLGIETLGGIFTRLITRNTTIPTKKSQVFSTAADNQTQVGIKVLQGEREMAADNKSLGEFDLVGIPPAPRGLPQIEVTFDIDANGIVTVSAKDKSTGKEQQITIRSSGGLSDDEIDKMVREAELHAQRDQERKALIDIRNSADTSIYSIEKSLGEYREKIPSEVAKEIEDAVSDLRKAMAGDSADEIKAKLDAANKAVSKIGQHMSGGSGGGPSDGGSQSGGEQAPEAEYEEVKK, encoded by the exons ATGGCCGCCTTACTCCGCCGTGCTCTTCAACGCCGTGACGTTGCTTCTTCATCTGTCTCTGCCTTCAGATCG TTGACAGGCAACACCAAGACATCATATGCAGCTCAAAAATGGGGAAGTTTGGCTCGACCTTTCAG TTCTAAGCCAGCTGGTAATGATGTTATTGGAATTGATTTGGGTACTACCAATTCATGTGTTTCTGTTATGGAGGGAAAG AATGCAAAAGTTATTGAGAACTCTGAAGGAGCTCGTACAACACCATCAGTGGTTGCCTACAACCAGAAAGGAGAGCTTCTTGTTGGTACACCAGCCAAGCGTCAGAGTGTGACGAACCCAACAAATACTCTTTTTGGCACCAAACGTTTGATTGGTAGGCGATTTGATGATCCTCAAACACAGAAGGAGATGAAAATGGTACCCTACAATATTGTTAAGGCACCCAATGGAGACGCGTGGGTTGAAGTAAATGGACAGAAGTATTCGCCTAGTCAAATTGGTGCTTTTGTTCTCACCAAGATGAAGGAAACTGCTGAGGCATACCTCGGAAAGACTGTTTCTAAAGCTGTAGTTACTGTTCCAGCTTACTTCAATGATGCTCAGAGGCAAGCAACAAAAGATGCTGGCAGAATTGCCGGTCTTGATGTCCTGAGAATTATTAACGAGCCCACTGCAGCTGCACTTTCATATGGGATGAACAACAAGGAGGGTCTCATTGCAGTTTTTGATCTCGGAGGTGGAACATTTGATGTGTCCATTTTAGAAATTTCTAATGGTGTTTTCGAG GTGAAAGCAACCAATGGTGACACTTTCTTAGGAGGAGAAGATTTTGATAATGCATTGTTGGACTTTCTAGTGAGCGAATTCAAAAGAACTGAGAATATTGACCTTGCAAAGGATAAGCTTGCCTTGCAGAGGCTTCGAGAAGCTGCTGAGAAAGCGAAAATTGAACTTTCTTCAACTTCACAAACTGAAATAAATCTTCCTTTCATCACTGCTGATGCATCTGGTGCAAAACATTTGAACATCACGTTAACTAGATCCAAGTTTGAGGCTTTGGTAAATAACCTGATTGAAAGGACCAAGGCACCATGTAAGAGCTGCTTGAAGGATGCTAACATATCTATCAAGGATGTTGATGAGGTTCTTCTTGTTGGAGGGATGACTCGTGTACCAAAAGTCCAGCAGGTGGTTTCAGATATCTTTGGAAAGAGTCCTAGCAAAGGAGTAAATCCTGATGAGGCTGTTGCCATGGGAGCAGCTATTCAGGGTGGTATCCTTCGTGGAGATGTTAAAGAGCTCTTGCTTCTAGACGTCACTCCTCTATCTCTCGGTATTGAGACTTTGGGTGGTATCTTTACAAGATTGATCACCCGCAACACAACAATTCCTACCAAAAAGAGTCAG GTGTTTTCGACAGCAGCTGACAATCAGACTCAAGTGGGTATCAAGGTACTTCAAGGTGAGCGGGAAATGGCTGCAGACAACAAAAGTCTTGGAGAATTTGACCTTGTTGGCATTCCTCCTGCCCCAAGAGGTTTACCTCAGATTGAAGTCACCTTTGACATAGATGCCAATGGTATTGTTACTGTCTCTGCCAAAGACAAGTCCACTGGAAAAGAACAACAAATCACCATTCGCTCATCAGGAGGACTCTCAGATGATGAGATTGACAAAATGGTTAGAGAGGCAGAGTTGCATGCTCAGAGAGATCAGGAAAGGAAAGCATTGATAGATATCAGAAATAGTGCTGATACATCAATCTATAGTATTGAAAAGAGCTTGGGAGAATATAGAGAAAAAATTCCTAGTGAAGTCGCAAAAGAGATCGAAGATGCGGTTTCAGATTTGAGAAAGGCGATGGCAGGTGACAGTGCTGATGAGATTAAGGCAAAGCTTGATGCCGCAAACAAAGCTGTGTCCAAGATTGGACAACATATGTCAGGTGGTTCAGGCGGTGGTCCTTCTGATGGAGGTTCTCAAAGCGGTGGTGAACAGGCACCCGAAGCAGAGTATGAGGAGGTCAAGAAGTGA